From a single Aquincola tertiaricarbonis genomic region:
- a CDS encoding TerC family protein, which yields MDFLLDPNIWIAFAMLTALEIVLGVDNIIFISILVGRLPPEIRDKARRLGLGFAMVSRLALLFSLSWVMGLTKDLFTVMGQGISGRDLVLLLGGLFLLYKASHEIFVEVEARELDGPPDATATPEQMKAAGARAFWATIGQIAIIDIVFSLDSVITAVGMVDELPVMVAAVIAAVGVMLFAAKTIGDFVDNHPSVKVLALAFLVMVGMALTAEAFDVHVPKGYIYAAMAFSLAVEALNIRSRGKRAALKASGAE from the coding sequence ATGGACTTCCTTCTCGACCCCAACATCTGGATCGCCTTCGCGATGCTCACCGCGCTGGAGATCGTGCTCGGCGTGGACAACATCATCTTCATCTCCATCCTGGTCGGCCGCCTGCCGCCCGAGATCCGGGACAAGGCGCGCCGCCTGGGCCTGGGCTTCGCGATGGTGTCGCGGCTGGCGCTGCTGTTCTCGCTGAGCTGGGTGATGGGCCTGACCAAGGACCTGTTCACCGTGATGGGCCAGGGCATCAGCGGGCGCGACCTGGTGCTGCTGCTGGGCGGCCTGTTCCTGCTGTACAAGGCCTCGCACGAGATCTTCGTGGAGGTGGAAGCGCGCGAGCTGGACGGCCCGCCCGACGCCACCGCCACGCCTGAGCAGATGAAGGCCGCCGGCGCCCGCGCCTTCTGGGCCACCATCGGCCAGATCGCCATCATCGACATCGTGTTCTCGCTCGACTCGGTCATCACCGCCGTCGGCATGGTGGACGAGCTGCCGGTGATGGTGGCCGCCGTGATCGCCGCCGTGGGCGTGATGCTGTTCGCCGCCAAGACCATCGGCGACTTCGTCGACAACCATCCGTCGGTCAAGGTGCTGGCCCTGGCCTTCCTGGTGATGGTGGGCATGGCGCTGACGGCCGAAGCCTTCGACGTGCACGTGCCCAAGGGCTACATCTACGCCGCCATGGCCTTCTCGCTGGCGGTGGAAGCGCTGAACATCCGCTCGCGCGGCAAGCGCGCGGCGCTGAAGGCCAGCGGCGCCGAGTAA
- a CDS encoding histidine kinase famiy protein — protein MPLASTSRPTPKHPPVALDTEGFGSGPAGRDIFFAAVETTRMPMVITDPRLPDNPIVFANNAFLEMTGYSQDEILGHNCRFLQGPDTDPHAVAEVRRHIAAEREYATELLNYRKDGSSFWNALFVTPLRNHAGELIYFFSSQLDVSRRKDAESALGQAQKMEALGQLTGGIAHDFNNLLQLILGNLDVMTRRFKTGGVTDAGLTKALSNAREATRKSAMLTQQLLAFARKQQLRGRVINLNDLTLSTTDLAKRTLGDGITLKTELEPQLWNCRIDPTQAEVALLNLLLNARDAMPGGGLLTIRTENVEVSADDAHAHGVPSLGRFVRIAVTDNGSGIAPELLPRVMDPFFTTKDEGHGTGLGLSMVYGFAKQSGGAANIYSEVGAGTTVRLYFPATSDFVSKPVTTTTGRAAQGDERVLVVDDRREIAEMAAMMLREAGYTAMECGSAREALDLLDTDGPFDLLLTDLIMPGGMNGVMLAREAQARRPDLKVLLMTGFADSTPDRWGGTHYDMIFKPYSQSDLTRKVRTTLDGSGGTS, from the coding sequence ATGCCCTTGGCCAGCACATCCCGCCCCACCCCGAAGCACCCGCCGGTCGCGCTGGACACCGAAGGCTTCGGCTCGGGCCCGGCAGGGCGCGACATCTTTTTCGCCGCAGTGGAAACCACGCGCATGCCGATGGTCATCACCGACCCGCGGCTGCCCGACAACCCCATCGTCTTCGCGAACAACGCCTTCCTGGAGATGACGGGCTACTCCCAGGACGAGATCCTGGGCCACAACTGCCGCTTCCTGCAGGGCCCCGACACCGACCCGCATGCGGTGGCCGAGGTGCGCCGCCACATCGCCGCCGAGCGCGAGTACGCCACCGAGCTGCTGAACTACCGCAAGGACGGCAGCAGCTTCTGGAACGCGCTGTTCGTCACGCCGCTGCGCAACCATGCGGGCGAGCTGATCTATTTCTTCTCGTCGCAGCTGGACGTCAGCCGCCGCAAGGACGCGGAATCGGCCCTGGGCCAGGCGCAGAAGATGGAGGCGCTGGGCCAGCTCACCGGCGGCATCGCGCACGATTTCAACAACCTGCTGCAGCTGATCCTGGGCAACCTGGACGTGATGACCCGCCGCTTCAAGACCGGCGGCGTGACGGACGCGGGGCTGACCAAGGCGCTGTCCAACGCCCGCGAGGCCACCCGCAAGTCGGCGATGCTGACGCAACAGCTGCTGGCCTTTGCGCGCAAGCAGCAGCTGCGCGGCCGGGTGATCAACCTCAACGACCTGACGCTGAGCACCACCGACCTGGCCAAGCGCACGCTGGGCGACGGCATCACGCTCAAGACCGAGCTGGAACCGCAGCTGTGGAACTGCCGCATCGACCCCACCCAGGCCGAGGTGGCGCTGCTGAACCTGCTGCTCAATGCACGTGACGCGATGCCCGGCGGCGGGCTGCTGACCATCCGCACCGAGAACGTGGAAGTCTCGGCCGACGATGCCCATGCCCATGGCGTGCCCTCGCTGGGGCGCTTCGTGCGCATCGCGGTCACCGACAACGGCAGCGGCATCGCGCCCGAGCTGCTGCCGCGGGTGATGGACCCGTTCTTCACCACCAAGGACGAAGGCCACGGCACCGGCCTGGGCCTGTCCATGGTGTACGGCTTTGCCAAGCAGAGCGGCGGCGCCGCCAACATCTACTCCGAGGTGGGTGCCGGCACCACGGTGCGGCTGTACTTCCCGGCCACGTCCGACTTCGTCAGCAAGCCGGTGACCACCACCACCGGCCGCGCCGCGCAGGGCGACGAGCGGGTGCTGGTGGTGGACGACCGCCGCGAGATCGCCGAGATGGCCGCGATGATGCTGCGCGAGGCCGGCTACACCGCGATGGAGTGCGGCTCGGCCCGCGAAGCGCTGGACCTGCTGGACACCGACGGCCCCTTCGACCTGCTGCTGACCGACCTGATCATGCCCGGCGGCATGAACGGCGTGATGCTGGCCCGCGAAGCGCAGGCGCGCCGGCCCGACCTCAAGGTGCTGCTGATGACGGGCTTTGCCGACTCCACCCCCGACCGCTGGGGCGGCACCCACTACGACATGATCTTCAAGCCCTATTCGCAGAGCGACTTGACGCGCAAGGTGCGCACCACGCTGGACGGCAGCGGCGGCACCAGCTGA